One Helicoverpa zea isolate HzStark_Cry1AcR chromosome 30, ilHelZeax1.1, whole genome shotgun sequence genomic window, gatatcagtcgaatcgagtcgaacatgaatcgtatattgcttaagtaaaattaggagaatcgggcccctggttacCTCGACAGTTGTGTAGCTGCTACTAGCTAAGTCATAAATATTGTCACTTTCAATAACAAATACCTAAGTAGTGTGTTAATGCTTAAGACCTTTACTACCTCCTCTAAGGTCGAACCCACAACCTTCTCAGCCACTATACATAGATAGTACTTGTGCAGTAGAAATAGTAGGTACAAGGAAATTCACAACATAACAACACATCCATTCGAATAGCTAGTAAGTACTAAGTAGGAACTTAGTCTATGCTGTGAAGTTTATCATAAGGTATTCGGTACcaccagcggttttacccgcatcccgtggaactATTCCCCACACCACGAAAAAATTGCCTATCGGTAGTTTTCCTGGTCATAAAGTAAAATAGTCTTTGGGTCCGGTAGTTCCTCAGATTAgcgcacacaaacacaaacaaacaactcTTCAGCTATTCTATTACTTATAGTTTTATAAATTCCGCCTTTTAAAATGATCGGGGAAGAATGAAGTTGAACTGATGTCATTATGTAAAATGTATGCAAATACTGTAAAGCGACTGAAACCCGCGCTCAGCGAGTGACTGACCGATACGACAGCCTTGACGTAGCAGGTATAGGTAAGGCATAGAGAACCAAATAAGTAAGTAGCGGAGGCTGCGGAGGTGCCAAAACGGAACATCTAAGAAAGTAGGGCACCAAAATGCACGGGGACGAGAagcgttactgtcttcgccctttgGAAGCCTTCTATGGACCCGAAATTTTTtgaaataccaaaaatcgttgtcagatgtctcaaagaacccgaacacctcgttagttcatTCGTAACTAATCGTTTGGTCATGCCCGCTGTTTGTCTTCGACCTAGCAGTAGGCGCCTGATCTACCTGcattatgtcatctccgctcATCGTTCCTTATTCCGTGGTACAAGCTCATACACAGATACATGCATcgttatgtgtgtatgtttgaaCGAGGCATCACGCTTGTATGTTGTTATGTAATGTTAGGTAAATATGGTAAAAACGCACTATTTGCGTTTAAGATTTAAGTATCTGAAGATTTTGTGCAAGTCACGTGTGTACACTAGGTATAACTTATAATAGTTAGTTGCTAAGCTTAATTAACGAAAATAACAATATGAAATCCAGATTTATTGTTGTCTtactattcttttttttttcgtattttccgACTGTCGGCAATTCAGCATCAACAATATTTCTATGCCTACGCAGTGACCTACTGAAATACTGTAAAAGATGTATTAAAAGTCAGACAATATCGCATAATTTATGTAAACCAGGTGTGTAGCTCGTTAACAAACATATTAAaggttttttatattattacgaAACGTTAATAGCTAGGTTCCTAGGAGTGGGTCTTAtagagaagaaccggcaaggaTCTCCATAGACACTATTCTTATgttaagaaataaaagtaattttatttgatttattaagtAGTTCTTACAAATATAACAATGATTAACACAACGATTACTTACATTTTACCGCCAATGCGTATGATTCGCGCCATTTTTTCGGCGATGACGTCACGTTAAGGTCAATACTActcgaaattatttaaataaattctccTCAAATGTTCGAGTCGTGATGTAATGTCTAAGATGAGATAGTTTACATgtcaatttacataaataatgagTAGTACGTCATGTGAACAtttttaacagtgaagtaataataaaaatacaggtTCTATAAGCAATTAATACAAACaacttatttattaatgaatgCATCTCCTTGACCTACACGACGGGACAGGTTGTAAGTCTAACTCCTAGGCTCATGAATAGAATAGCTAGTTACAGTTTAAATATAGTAATGTTCTATTAATAAACTGTTGTTTGGAGTGTTTGCGAATTCATTGCGCCCTGTGACCACCTTTATAATtatcgtcaaataacttttccACTCAAAAGTTACTAGTAACTTCACGATGGTAAAAATGTTCCTATTTTTTACGCACTTTTGCGCACGTGAGCATGTCATCAATTAGCTGAACTCAGAGAGGCAAAGTTTTTTGACTTTGAAGTGGTATAGTCATCTTGAATAGTAAAAGTGCAGGGTTTAAGTCAGTCGATGGACTTTCCAGTTTGTCAATTTGGAAACTTCACACTAATGTTTCACAAGTTTTAAAGTTCCCCAATCTAACCACAGTCGTACTTGTGTTGCAGATCATGGGCAAGGAGGACAAGGAGGAGTCCGGCTTCGGGTTCAAGGACCGCGCGAAGGCGGAGGAGACGCTACGGCTGCTGCAGGCGCACGAGCCCAACTACCGGCGCCTCACCGTGCGCGGCCTGCTCGGCCGGGCCAAGCGCGTGCTGTCCAGTGAGTACCTAGCGTGCATGTATTTGTACTGCAGAGCATGGCCAAGGACAAGGAGGAGTCCGGCTTCGGGTTCGCTTAACGCTGTTCGGAGTGACAAtatccaaacaaacaaacaaccggCGCATTTGGCTGATTATGAAGTAAGTCACGCAGCAGACACAACGTTCTTAAAAGATCTATATTTACAGCCAAAGGGTGTCTGAGTCGAGTTGGTTGTATTATgtctttttactatttttacagTTGTAATTTGAGGATGTGGTAGACAAACTATATACACCAAAACACTTGAAGACCTACCCAATTTCTTGTTAGTTATTTTATACAGTTCACACAAATGCATACCTACTTTACGACTTTGTTTCTTATTTCAGTGACAAAAGCAGAAGACAAGATCAAGAACATAAAGGAGGCGATGGAGGTGTTCGAGCAGTGGCTCGCAGACCTCGACAAGGACAAGAAGACTGACAACAAGCAAGACAAGAAGGACGACAAGAAGAAGCAAGACAAACAAGAGAAGAAGAGTGATAGTGATGATGTGAGTTATGAAGTTGATTTAATTCTTGTAGGGGCATTCCAAGTAATGCATACTCagttaatattagtatacctaGATTACAACGCTAATCCGTTTGTTTGGTTTAAAGCTCTAATGTTAGATATctgattacaaaaaatatgctttttttattacGCTACAGCCTATAATTTAACCTAATGCTTATTTTGACGCCTTCCGGGATCCGGCGAACCGCAGAAAACATATACTATCTTTGTAAAAGATCATACTTAGGGCTAACTGTTTCTTAAACTTCCGAAGGTTCTTGATTCTTCAAATCCTCACTAGAACCTGTTTGAACTTCCAGAGCTCATCAGCATCAGACGTGGAAATGGAAGAGAAGCCGAAGAAGGCCGAGCTGCCTGCGGACACGGTGCCAGGACTCGGCTTCAAGGACGCGGCGGCCGCTGAGGGCACGCTGAAGGAGTTGGAGGGAAGAGACCCTGATTATCAGCGGCTGGCGGTCAAGGGACTTATCGGGAGGGCTAAGAGGGTGCTTAcgtgtaagtatattttagtaTCATATAAGACGGATGAAATCTTTTGCAGTTATTGATAGCaatgtatctatgtatttattttcgcaCCATGATATGCTTTTGTACCTATGTCATAAAATAAGTTCGATCATGATGTGATGATAGCTACATTGAGCCCTTGGTGAAAATGATTTACCTTAATCTTGGATAGATTGGTATTGTCTATCATACTTTATTCAAACACATAATGTGTGAATATGATATAGCGAAAAATACGTTACACTACTCTTCTAAAGAACACATACGACCATGACCATAAGtaaaaatctattatttttacGTAACTGTGCAGGTACCCGCGACGAAGCAAAGATCTCGAACATAAAGGAGGCGATGTCGATCTTCGAGAAGTTCCTGGACGAGTTCGAGTCGCTGCACCTGAGCCGGCAGAACAACCCCTACCTCAGCCTCGGCGTCGTCAGAACCGCGGAGAAGCTAGCCGGGGAGGATGTTAGTGAACAACAGGTGagtacactaatattataggaagattttattgtttgtttgacatAATATGCTCTGAAACTTCTTGacctaattgaaaaaatatttcactattaGGGAGCTCCATTATTCTCGGTGAACATGGGATATATTATATCAGTTAACggaaaaaagttccgccaggacgcTTGTGAATCCGCGTGGAACAGCTAGTGTTACATATCATATAGTCAAAACGACCCTTAGTTGGGTTATGGGTATGGAATACAGATGGACTGGCCGTCGGATCTACCTCGGAAACGTGGTGATACGTTCCCTTGCTTTGACTTTTATTGTATTGGTCCAGCGCGGCTGTCGGAAGCCATCTACGTATATCTGAagtatactttatttttttaattaaatgacatAATCATGCCAATCTACCCTCTGTTTCCAGAAATCGTTCATATTGGCGTACAGCAGCGTCCGCGGTGAGTACAAGCGTCTCCGCACCGTGCCGAGTGACGGCGGCAAGACGTGGGACATCGTTAGGAATAACGCGCTGAAGGACCTTAAGgaaaaggtacattttattttggttaATTTTTGGTGTTCAGTGGATTTGAAGCAACGTAATAGCACCAACTAAGTTagcaaaattacttttttttattatataaaactcGATTATTGTTCCGAGCAGAAAAGCCACTATATTCTATTTAACTAATGATAAACAATCTtgaaaagtgtttttatttaataactcactttaaaaataaaatgccgcTAAAAAcctatgtaaattaaataaataaatattgcttagTCAGTTGAATCATTACCTTAAGCAATGGTATATTTGTGAAAAACATCCTATCAAGATCTTTTACCTTAGTTACGTACAGTTTTTGAGTGCTTAAGAACGTCAGAGCAATAAATAGACCTTTAcatatcatttttttaataccttCCTCCTTCTGGAAAAACTTCTATCACGCATGTAACAATAACTCTAATTGCTCCTTACAGCACGCAGACGCGAAACTCTTCAACGACAAAGACGAACCTACAGCGGAGCACTTACAAATGTTACTGTGGGCGTACTCGCCCGAACCCGCCCGCGTCAAGAAGTACGTCCCCGAGACTAAAGAGCAGAAGGAGAGCAAAGAGAAAGAGAGTGAGAACAACGACAGGAAGAGACGCCGGGAGAGCGACGAAGAGGGAGACAGGCGGAGCTCGCGCGAGGACGAGTCGCCTGCCAAGAAGAGCAAAGAGTGATTGTTAAtgcatttattattcaataaatattattttctgtctttgaatttatttgtgAGTTTATTTTGGTTTTCCTTGCAAATTGCGTATGAACCAGAAGATGTAAATCGAAAAATGTACTAATGACGATTTACAGCAATAGGGAATTAAAAGGTTGACATTAGCTCCTAGAACTTCAATTTCATCGAATTACTATGTCTAGatgtggtggccttatcgtagacttgaccacttcatgaaatgactcgaccatttcatgaaatggtcccgtttcatgaaatgtttcactgtttattggccacatcatgatgtgacttgggcaaatcaatgatgagaaatcgtttctcgatatgtgcaactaaaagctcggcttcttcatgaaattatcaaaattaattgatcacatcgtaaaatagttatgtaaattgcccctaggggcgctgccagcgctttatttacgtttgaagatggcggccgttgactgcattgaaaattctcgcagcgaaaaattgaataattcgttTGAGGAAGAAAGTGACAAAAGAGTGtacgacgaaaataataataatattaaataattctacgttggtgaattataacaacgtttttaattataaggttataaaaaaaatcaagaacagtagggtgaccacgccaaagacgtccatggactattactggctgtcaaaatatgacgttatggaaactgcagatgaggaatatcttatatttaataaaaaatgcgtCGACGATCCTACTATGCGTATAATTCCGATGGAGaagaattttgaaatattaaaggaaGTTCATAAAACTGTTGGATAAGGTGGATGactaaaaatgattcaatacattaaaaataggtttatatcccaaagaaacccattgagctatttattgactattattgtgttattaataataatatatatgacaGGAACATACTTTTCTGTTTAATTTGCTTACTCCAAACCCCATGGAATTATTTACCAGCGATGTAACCCTTATAACTTCTTGCGAGTAGTAGCGAGTGTAACATCCACCAGATACAAGAACCCACCGCTCTCAGAACGCATCCCAAACGAGCCAGCTGAGCGCAGACCTAGGTAAGGTGGGGAAACTCGTCTACCCCTATAGTCTGCAACATAGTATGCAACAATAATGTCCtcttagccaattatcggctacggcggctgttctcatgtaaggagattagccaactgcgcgagacatattatagtgcacaagaatttgCGAGGTGACACATAGACAcagctgcactcactattccttcacttccatagcccgatgggacggcaatccaacacgatcggagagagatcaggcgcaggaccgacatttacgtgctctccgatgtatTTGTGCAACTTCCAAGCTGCGGGCTGTTTCGTGAAagtctctaaaacccacaaagcgatttcggctcgacccgggaatcaagacctcgtgctcgacagctgcgcttgcgacagctagaccaacgaggcagtgaacCTACAGGTTACGTCATTTAAGAttaagtgtgttctattttaagattcctaaaatgttactaaagttccttttttatttaaattattatgtatgtcggacttaaaggacaggaacaagttcttactctttatatttgcaatcgaagttatgaaaaaaacctaagtgtttttgcctcctgacaattttgagctgtgaaaaatttcacaactaccagattttatgaaattaaactccaaTGGGTCGAATTACCTATGCTACGCGAGTTTCCCCCTTacccaaaatattgtggatttatattaaatattttatggataccctattataccatacggccagacgtggatgacaaaatcgagaaatgttgacgatttaacgatctggtcaaattaacatgaacatttcatgaaacgcaaccattttatgaaatgctcaagcttttcatgaagtggtcaattctacgatatggctacgacacTACCCCTTAAATTGCCGTATAACGTTTCGTTCAACTGCTTCTCATTCACATGCAGTGCTGTTTATAAACCGATATAGAGACGTAAGTATTAAATCATCAAAAGGTACACAATATATGAAATTCTTATTTGAGAGTATATTTACGTAAGTTGTTAATTCATCTAGTTgtaaattatttgttattataaatttacCTGCTTGAAATTACCAAAGCAAACCATCACATTATCCATTTACGTAAAACGGAACGCATTCAGCCGTGATCGATTTGACACTTTGACAGTATATTGTAAACACAGAGTACAATGAACTCTTTCATTTATAACACAAACAGTaattatattgaattaattGTGAATTAAAACCGTGTCATACATCATTCCTGTGTCTTTGTGTGTCAAATTCGGCTGCGTCTGTGTCGTAACTCGCGAGTTCTGGGCGCCAGTGTGTTAGGGCGTGTGTGTCGGCACTGTGGGCTATTTTTGGATGAAAAGTGAAGTAAAAGGCAGTGAAACTATCGTGCAAGTGAATGTGTAAGTGATTCACGATGTCCCCGTGCGGTGTGCAGTGAGTGCAAGTGCAGTGCGAGTCACGAATATGAAGTAGTCGCCATGTGAGTATAATGCTGTTAGATTCTTATTAAAACCATGGACAGTGTCGTCTTATCAGATTTAAAGAGTTTGTAATGTAGCTGTTTAGATTTGAATACTCTTAAATCTGAATAACGGCATGTTCACCCCAAACTTTGCTAGTGTATGTAGTTATACATAGATACAGTAGTTAgaacttttgtaaatattatttgaatgcgACTAAGGGCTTCCCCGCAGTATGATATGCTTTTATGATAAGTACTCTCCCGTTAAAGTTGTTTATAGTTATCGAATCTTGTTGAATCTTgcgcgctgaccttcacctgcgcagaagtaatttattgggtcccttttgtagtatgaagtgaggcgcgggggcattctaaagcggtgattggcccgcagtgcatcgcgtcatagccatcactcgggattggttctttgctaataaatcacttctgcgcagatgtaggtcagagctcaagattcgtgccgacaACTATATCATATTTAGTCAACTAAGTATCTGAATGCCTAACTTTATATCTCTTGGTTAAACCAATTTACTGCTCTTAttgaaactaatattataaaaaggaaaaatatatttgtttgttcgtttttaGTGAAGGCTCTGTAACTATTGTGAAAGCAGATAGTTTAAACTATTAAGTATCTTAGACCAAAATTTCACATAAATCTCTCAAgtatataaatgtttttcagGCAAATACTGGAACACATTTTAAGGACTGCTCAATAATTCTATCTCTGTCACATTAAGGTTGAACATGTAGTCAAGTAACGTTCAAGTATTTCAATGTAAGCAATGTAACTTTACTGAGATGTTCATGAAACTGTACAGCACCATTTGTTTCAGAGTGCAGCGCGTGATGCAGGCGACGGGCGCACGCCTCAGCATGGAGGCCAGCAGCGAGGCTAGCTACTGTACGTAATGCTTCCACATAATCCTGTAGACCCTGCtctacttcttcttcttgctagccttttcccaactgtgttggggtcggcttccagtctaaccggattcagctgagtaccagtgctttacaaggagtaactgccaatctgacctccttaacccagttactcgggcaacccaatatcccttggttagactggtgtcagacttactggaccCTGCTCTACTATGGTCACTGTTACTGTCCTCGTATGTATTTCCTTGTGAACTCTCTTTTGTGCCTACCCGTTTTATGTACTAACGACGCTGTTTACTCCCCATTTGAACTCACCcaattaaatctatactaatattataaagctgaagagtttgtttgtttgtttgtttgaacgcgctaatctcaggaactactggtccgatttcaaaatttctttcagtgttagatagcccatttatcgaggaaggctataggctactttttatcccggtacgggaaggagttcccacgggatgcgggtgaaaccgctggcagaagctatatAGTTCCTTATATAATCCCCCTGTATACTGACCCTACGTACTCCCAACAACACTGCTCTTATATACTTATGTACTAGTCCTATGTACTCCCAACTACACTAccctcatgtactctcttatatcctaCTCCTATTTACTCTCCTATACACTCCCTTGTGTTCTATTATGTACCTCTCGTGAACCCCTTTATCTACTCCCTCAATGTACTTCCCTTATCTCtagtgtagttttttttttttgagatagcccatttattaaaGAGTAACGCTCagtccttctccatgtgagaggaggcctgtccccagcagtgggacattgaAAAAGCTGTAACTATAGCCCATTAACGGCTATCAAGAAGGGCTATCTTTTTATCTCTagactttttatccggttgcgTGAAATAGTTCTCTCAAGCTGCGTAATCATTTTGATTGATGTTGGTGTATTGTTGCAGGCGAGCGCGAGACGTGGGACGAGtggggcagtcgctcctcgctCAGCCAGCTCGACGAGGTAGGCTCATGTGTGACATGCtttaaattatgttgaactAAGCCGTCTTTTGTAGAAACGCTAAAGATAAATGAATGTTTAGTGATTAAGTGACAAGTGCCCAGGAATGTTAGTCTGTTCAAATGTTTAGGCAAGTTTTTCGCTGCCGCCTGTTTGTTGTTTTCGCGCCACATCGTGCCGCTTCGCGTCTGCGTCCAGATCGCTCACATAAGTCACATGGGTAGCCGCATCGTAAGTAATTTCATTCCATCTACCCAACACCCATTCTGAAAAAACTGCGTCGCTAAGAACGCGATGCCACTGCACCACAGTTTGCAAAGCAACGCTGCAACGGTAGCAGGAAGTAATGTGTTACCGCCATTAACTTAGAAGCGCTATTTGTGTGTGGTGTGACGTGAACTACCGCACGCCCCGCCCGGGCCACGGGGTGCACCGCTAATGAATagcttatttatataaataactagctgcTTGTTTCGGTTGTACTCATGTCTAGAGAGTACTTCCCGCATCCGGGTAAAAGTAGCCTTTGTCCTATCTCAGGCTCTAGCTAGACTATCTGagtaaatcggttcagtaatgtTGACGTGAGAGTCAGACAGAGTTGCGTTACTAAAGAATGAGTGATCTTCATGTCTCCTTATAAAAATAAgcctatattttcttttagaggAGTTTCTTCTCAGTCTCCCTACCGATACAGTTCTCATCATATAATTTTGCCGCTCAATACAGCCACTTgatgggttacccgggtaattgggttgaggaggtcagataggcagtcggtcctAGTGgcacactggttctcagctgcatccggttagactggaaggcgaccccaacaaaatgaggaaaaggctcggcagatgatgatgccTCACGCATGCGCAATAAGGCTTTTCTTCATACGTTTTGACAGTTGCACAATGCACGATCGGTAGCCGAGTTCAGAGCGTGAAAGCTATTAATTGACAGCACAAAACAGTGCCCATTTAAGTCGTCAACATCAGTAATATCAGTTACGTAATTAATTCCAATCCAATAAGGCAGTAAGACAGCTGACAGTTATCATATGATGCAACCGAGACGCGGTACTTAGCGCACGTGGGCGACGCGACGCGACTCACAATTTTGTAGAAAAGAGTTTGGTGTCGGACCTCAAAAGTCGGAGTGTCGCGACTGTGAGCGACAAGTTATATCTCATTTTACAAGGTGGCCTCTTTAATTAAGTATGATGAATTCATTTTTTTGAGATTTCCTCAAGATTCTAAAGACGAAAAGTTGTTACGTTAATTTTATAACCCGGTGCgggacatacatacatagttatttcGGGACGCAGGTGAATTCGTGGGTTAAATCTAGTTCACTATGAAAGTCGATAATGCGTCAAACCTTAAAAACCTTACTAAAAAAACCTAGTCTAGATCTAGAGCTAACTTTAAAATCGAATAAACATGTAACAAAGCGATACGTGTGCTGTGAGGTCACCATCCGTATCCTTACTACGaggaatattataaatgcaatagCCGAACTCAGTGTCCGGCTTTCACCCCAAAACTACTACCCACCTACTACTAAACCGAGGTATACAGAGACTAGGGTAGagctagagcctgagaaaggacatactggtacttaggctacttttttatccatttgcgggaagtagttccctc contains:
- the LOC124644454 gene encoding uncharacterized protein LOC124644454, which produces MGKEDKEESGFGFKDRAKAEETLRLLQAHEPNYRRLTVRGLLGRAKRVLSMTKAEDKIKNIKEAMEVFEQWLADLDKDKKTDNKQDKKDDKKKQDKQEKKSDSDDSSSASDVEMEEKPKKAELPADTVPGLGFKDAAAAEGTLKELEGRDPDYQRLAVKGLIGRAKRVLTCTRDEAKISNIKEAMSIFEKFLDEFESLHLSRQNNPYLSLGVVRTAEKLAGEDVSEQQKSFILAYSSVRGEYKRLRTVPSDGGKTWDIVRNNALKDLKEKHADAKLFNDKDEPTAEHLQMLLWAYSPEPARVKKYVPETKEQKESKEKESENNDRKRRRESDEEGDRRSSREDESPAKKSKE